A single window of Gossypium arboreum isolate Shixiya-1 chromosome 13, ASM2569848v2, whole genome shotgun sequence DNA harbors:
- the LOC108464397 gene encoding uncharacterized protein LOC108464397 isoform X1, whose product MLRYQWKYTVRFWNSKKGEDRERVGTTSRQKQKFTHIVGSKSFSCVANDDELSSGQKVGCLQLFDITHRKKDESLMTTEAAEIMEKQKDKKAEYEAIASSDSFVNLDDIDNRIITEVLGLGSSQQYVPSGNQAQSKVQRLRNQMAEMQVSTVEQLSGGSIKRSKGSKKI is encoded by the exons ATGTTAAGGTACCAATGGAAATATacagttagattttggaattcaaagaaaggagag gatcgtgagcgagttggaactacaagtaggcaaaaacaaaaattcacgcacataGTTGGATCGAAAAGTTTTTCTTGTGTAGCTAATGACGat GAACTGTCatctggtcaaaaagttggatgccttcagctttttgacattacacaTAGAAAGAAAGATGAATCTCTTATGACTACTGAAGctgcagaaattatg gagaaacAAAAGGATAAAAAGGCGGAGTATGAAGCAATCGCTTCGAGTGATAGTTTTGTTAACCTTGACGACATTGATAACCgaattattactgaagttttgggtcttgGAAG CTCGCAGCAATACGTGCCTTCGGGGAATCAGGCTCAAAgtaaagttcagaggttaagaaaCCAGATGGCTGAGATGCAAGTGAGCACAGTTGAGCAATTAAGCGGAGGCAGCATCAAAAGAAGCAAAggctcaaagaaaatatga
- the LOC108464397 gene encoding uncharacterized protein LOC108464397 isoform X2 gives MLRYQWKYTVRFWNSKKGEELSSGQKVGCLQLFDITHRKKDESLMTTEAAEIMEKQKDKKAEYEAIASSDSFVNLDDIDNRIITEVLGLGSSQQYVPSGNQAQSKVQRLRNQMAEMQVSTVEQLSGGSIKRSKGSKKI, from the exons ATGTTAAGGTACCAATGGAAATATacagttagattttggaattcaaagaaaggagag GAACTGTCatctggtcaaaaagttggatgccttcagctttttgacattacacaTAGAAAGAAAGATGAATCTCTTATGACTACTGAAGctgcagaaattatg gagaaacAAAAGGATAAAAAGGCGGAGTATGAAGCAATCGCTTCGAGTGATAGTTTTGTTAACCTTGACGACATTGATAACCgaattattactgaagttttgggtcttgGAAG CTCGCAGCAATACGTGCCTTCGGGGAATCAGGCTCAAAgtaaagttcagaggttaagaaaCCAGATGGCTGAGATGCAAGTGAGCACAGTTGAGCAATTAAGCGGAGGCAGCATCAAAAGAAGCAAAggctcaaagaaaatatga